The genomic interval CGAGCTCGCCGTCGCGACGCCTCCTCGTCCGCGCCGCCACCTGCAGGTGGCGCTTCCCTGGGCGGTCGCCGCGGCCCTCGCGGCAGCGCTCCTGATCTCCGTTCGCCCTCGTCCCGCCGCGGACGTCGTCGCCGCCGAGCTCCTTCCTCCGCCGGGCACCGCCTTCGACCTGAGGGTCCGCGGTCCCGGCCCCGTCGCGCTTTCGCCTGACGGCTCGCGTATCGCTTTCGCCGCCCAGGCCCGCGACGCGGCCACGCTGCTCTACGTCCGGACGATCGCGGACGGCCGGGTCACCGAGTTCTCCGGATCGGAAGGGGCGCAGTTCCCGTTCTGGTCGCCGGACGGGCGCTGGGTCGCCTTCTTCTCGCGCGTCGACGGGAAGCTCAAGAAGGTGCCGGTCGAGGGAGGATCCGCGCTGACGATCTGCCGTGCCCTCAACGGCAAGGGCGGGAGCTGGGGGAACGACGACGTCATCGTCCTGGCTCCATCCTCGGGCTCGACGCTCTGGAGCGTCTCCGCTTCGGGGGGAGAGCCAGCGCCCCTCACGCGCCTCGGAGAGCGTCACAACTCCCACCGGCATCCCCGCTTCCTGCCGGACGGGCGCCACTTTCTCTACCTCGCGCGTTCTCCAAGAAACGGTGAGAGCGAGGTCCTCCTCGGATCGGTCGACGGCGCGCCGCCGCGGCTCGTCATGAGGTCGGAGACCCAGGCCGAGTACGCGTCCGGTCACCTTCTCTTCGCGCGCGAATCGGTGCTCATGGCGCAGGCCTTCGACCCCGGAAAGGGAGAGCTCACCGGTCTGGCGCGCCCCGTCGCCGACGAGGTCCTCGTGCTCGCGGGCGCCTCCTTCTCCGCCTTTTCCGCTTCGGCGACGGGGCGCCTCGTCTTCCACTCGGGCGAGCCGCAGTCGCCCGTGCCGGTCGAGATTCGCGACCGCAAGGGCATGCCCCTGCGCTCCCTCGGCGAACCGGGGAACTACCGCGCGCCGACGTTCTCCCCCGACGGCCGCTGGATCGCGACCTCGGGGACGCCGGGCGCGGGCGTTGGGAACATCGACCTCTGGCTCCTCGACACGAAGGGCGCCGCCGCGCTCCGGTTCACTCTGGAGCCGACCGAGGACGTCGAGGGAACCTGGTCGCCCGACGGGAAGACGCTCTTCTACGGCTCGAACGCGAACGGTCCTCCCGACATCTACGGCAAGACCGTCGACGGAGCCGGGAAGGCGGAGCTCGTCCACGCGATGCCCGGGCTTCAGAAACCGACGAGCATCTCGCGCGACGGCAGGGTCCTCATCTTCGACTCCGAAGTGGACGAACGGACGTCCATCCTCGCCCTCGACCTCGAGTCGCGGCAGGTGAGGCTGCTCCGCGAGGGCGCGTTCAACGACGCGCACGGCGTCCTCTCCCCGGACGGCCGGTGGCTCGCGTTCGATTCCGACGAGACCGGCCGGCCGGAGGTCTACGTCACGCCCTTCCCCGGGCCGGGCCGCTCCTGGCCCGTCTCGACCGACGGGGGACGCTACCCGGAATGGCGCGGGGACGGGCGGGAGATCGTCTATGCCGCGCTCGACGGCCGGTTCCTCGCCGCTGCGGTCAACCCGGAGGGCGATACCTTTCGTGCCGGCGCCGCGACCGAGCTCTTCCGGTCGACGCCGCCGACCCGCGACTACCGGGACTGGGGCATGTCGCCCGACGGCCGGCTCTTTGCGGTCGTCCCGTCCGGCGTTCTCGGGGCGAAGAACGAGCTGAGGCTGATTGTGAACTGGCCGGCGCGGAGGGATCGCCGATGAGCGGACGTGCCCCGGAACCGATGGACGGCCTCGCCGTTACTCAGTAATTCACGACCTGGCTCGACGGGACCGTCCCGATCCGGGTTCCAGGGAGGGTCATCAGCGGATGGACGATCTTCGTCCCCTCCGTGACCTCCGGGCCAGTCGCCACGCCGTGCCAGCCCTGCTTGTCACGCGACTTCGTCTGGAGGAGTAGCCGGTCCAGCACGCTCGCCCAGCGGGCCGGATCGACGCCGAGAGCCGCAGGAACCCGCCGGGCCAGCTCGGCTTCGGCGATGGCTTGAGCCGCGGCCGGCGTGCTCGCCGGCCCGAACCGCCGCCCCACGAGAGCGTTGATCGCGTCCGCGACGAGCTGGTAGGTGAGGGCGAAGGCGCGGGCCGCATCCGCGAGGTGCTCCTCCTCGCCCTGGCGAACGAGGGCGGACATCTGCGGGCTGACGCGCCAGTAGTGCGTGACGGTCCGGCCACCGATCTGCTGCGTCATGCCGGGCCTGAGGTGATCGCCGGCCCCGGGGTAGAAGCAATCGTGCGCGGCATCCCGTGCGGCCGTTCTCTCGACCTCGGCGAAGTGCTCCACCACCGGTCCCTTCCGCTCAGCGACATTTCGAGTCTTGAACGCCGGCGCGGCGAACGCCGCGGCGCTCTTGATCTGCGTCAGTCCCCCGACGGAGCCCAGGGTCGACAGGCCCGAGCGCCGGACGATGTCGGACATTCCGCCCGGGGCCGCCTGAATCGTCGCCGTTCCCGCCATGACGTCCTCCCAGCGAGTCGCCTCGTGTCGCGCACGGCTCGCAACAGGAGCATAGCCGGATCTGAGACCAGATGTCAGATTGCAGCGCGGCCGGGATCCGTGCCCGATTCAGCGGGAGGCCCCTCGCGTTAACGCGGCAGGTGCCCGGGAGCGCAAACTCGTTGTCATGGCCTACGGAGGCGTGAAACGCTGCTGGCAGCAGTCATCGACGACATCGGAGGAACCGTGAGAGTCCGGTCCATCTTGCCGCTCGCTCTCGTTGCGACGACCTTCGGGCTGGCCGCTCAGACGCCCGCGCCCCGCCCTCTCGTCCAGCGCATCGCGGCCGCGCTCGACGCCGTCCCGGCCATCGACAACCACACCCATCTCCTCGAGCCTTCTCCCTTCCGGCCCGAGCTCCAGGCCACCGCTCCGGTCTTGCTGCGAAGCTCGAACCCGATCTTCGTGTCCGTACTGAAGGAGCGCTTCGGCGTCACCTGGGCCGCCTCCCGCGGGGTGGACATGGACACGGAAGCGCTGGCGGCCAGGAAGGTCCTGATGGAGCGCCTGGGTGGAGAGGCCGCCTACTGGAAGGACCACCTCGCGCTCACCCGCACCGCCGTGGCGCTGGTGAACCAGGAATGGCCCGAGGGAACCAACGGCACGACCCTGCGCTGGGTCCCCTTCGCAACCACTCTTCTCCTGCCGCTTCCCGCCGAGTCCCTGGCCTCCCGCGACCCGATGACGCGTGCGGACCTCGGCCGGTCCCGGGACGCGCTGACGAAGCTCCTGCGGCAGGCCGGACTTTCCCGGGAGCCCGCGACGCTCGACGCCTACCTCGCCTTCGTCGACGCGCAGCTCGACCGCTGGAAAACCCAGGGCGCAGTCGCGGTGAAGCTCTACGACGCCTACCAGCGGACCCTGGTCTTCGCTGACGTCC from Holophagales bacterium carries:
- a CDS encoding protein kinase, encoding MATGFGTRLGTYEITGKLGEGGMGEVYRATDPRLKREVAIKVLPEAFAADADRLARFEREAQVLAQLQHPNIASIYGLEELSGVRALVMELAPGEDLAERLERGSLPLDETLAVARQIAEALEAAHEKGIVHRDLKPANVKLTPEGKVKVLDFGLARAMDTVGASAAQVQNSPTLTAHATQAGILLGTAAYMAPEQARGRPVDRRADIWAFGVVLFEMLTGRRLFDGETVSDVLAAVLTREVDFGLLPPSTPPAVAKLLRRCLTRDPRERLSWIGEAGHLLREAPLRDELAVATPPRPRRHLQVALPWAVAAALAAALLISVRPRPAADVVAAELLPPPGTAFDLRVRGPGPVALSPDGSRIAFAAQARDAATLLYVRTIADGRVTEFSGSEGAQFPFWSPDGRWVAFFSRVDGKLKKVPVEGGSALTICRALNGKGGSWGNDDVIVLAPSSGSTLWSVSASGGEPAPLTRLGERHNSHRHPRFLPDGRHFLYLARSPRNGESEVLLGSVDGAPPRLVMRSETQAEYASGHLLFARESVLMAQAFDPGKGELTGLARPVADEVLVLAGASFSAFSASATGRLVFHSGEPQSPVPVEIRDRKGMPLRSLGEPGNYRAPTFSPDGRWIATSGTPGAGVGNIDLWLLDTKGAAALRFTLEPTEDVEGTWSPDGKTLFYGSNANGPPDIYGKTVDGAGKAELVHAMPGLQKPTSISRDGRVLIFDSEVDERTSILALDLESRQVRLLREGAFNDAHGVLSPDGRWLAFDSDETGRPEVYVTPFPGPGRSWPVSTDGGRYPEWRGDGREIVYAALDGRFLAAAVNPEGDTFRAGAATELFRSTPPTRDYRDWGMSPDGRLFAVVPSGVLGAKNELRLIVNWPARRDRR
- a CDS encoding amidohydrolase family protein — protein: MRVRSILPLALVATTFGLAAQTPAPRPLVQRIAAALDAVPAIDNHTHLLEPSPFRPELQATAPVLLRSSNPIFVSVLKERFGVTWAASRGVDMDTEALAARKVLMERLGGEAAYWKDHLALTRTAVALVNQEWPEGTNGTTLRWVPFATTLLLPLPAESLASRDPMTRADLGRSRDALTKLLRQAGLSREPATLDAYLAFVDAQLDRWKTQGAVAVKLYDAYQRTLVFADVPRARAAALYAKGRQTALGRSDYLALQDHLARHIFLACGKKGLPVHIHTSHGGGPFLRLQDADVRNLESVLCDPRYFGTHFVLIHGGAPQHEAAAYLSSNKSHVWIDLSAMPFLYARTELVRALRIYLLFSPERTLFSTDSPGGPLVPAGAEVMHIALSRHLRECLAEALAGLVEDGVWDESRALDVGRNVLQGNARRLYGFP